A genomic window from Nocardioides rotundus includes:
- a CDS encoding glutaredoxin family protein, with product MDEPRVTLYGRAGCHLCDEARTVIARVCADLGEEYVEVDIDADPELQRRFTDEVPVTFVDGRQHDFWRVSEDRLRAALA from the coding sequence ATGGACGAGCCGCGGGTGACGCTGTACGGCCGCGCCGGCTGCCACCTCTGCGACGAGGCGCGCACCGTGATCGCCCGGGTCTGCGCGGACCTGGGGGAGGAGTACGTCGAGGTCGACATCGACGCCGACCCCGAGCTGCAGCGGCGCTTCACCGACGAGGTGCCGGTCACCTTCGTCGACGGGCGCCAGCACGACTTCTGGCGGGTCTCCGAGGACCGCCTCCGCGCCGCGCTCGCTTGA
- the hemL gene encoding glutamate-1-semialdehyde 2,1-aminomutase produces MSSSISPQEQSRALFERAVAVTPGGVNSPVRAFNAVGGTPRFIRSASGAWLTDVDGNEYVDLICSWGPMLLGHAHPEVQAAVADAVARGTSYGTPTEPEVELAEEIVARTPVEKVRFVSSGTEATMSAIRLARGATGRDIVVKFAGCYHGHVDALLAAAGSGVATLADGDRDALALPGSPGVPASSTALTLVLPYHDRAAVTAAFAEHGDRIACLITEAAPGNMGVVPPEPGFNEFLARTCAEHGALFISDEVMTGFRAGREGQWGLDGKQEGWTPDLMTFGKVMGGGFPAAAFGGRADLMAQLAPEGGVYQAGTLSGNPVATTAGLTTLRLATDDVYAHLTRVGEQIKAATADALTAAGVPHVIQSTGTMFSVFFTDRPVRDFDDANTQDTAAYAAFFHAMLDRGVHLPPSAYEGWFLSAAHDDRAVQTVIDALPAAAAAAAKGAA; encoded by the coding sequence GTGTCCTCCTCCATCTCCCCGCAGGAGCAGAGCCGCGCTCTGTTCGAGCGCGCCGTTGCCGTGACGCCGGGCGGGGTGAACTCGCCGGTGCGCGCCTTCAACGCGGTCGGGGGCACCCCGCGGTTCATCCGGTCCGCGAGCGGTGCGTGGCTGACCGACGTGGACGGCAACGAGTACGTCGACCTCATCTGCTCGTGGGGCCCGATGCTGCTCGGCCACGCGCATCCCGAGGTGCAGGCGGCCGTCGCGGACGCCGTGGCCCGCGGGACGTCGTACGGCACCCCCACCGAGCCCGAGGTGGAGCTGGCCGAGGAGATCGTGGCCCGCACGCCGGTCGAGAAGGTCCGCTTCGTCTCCTCCGGCACCGAGGCCACGATGTCGGCGATCCGGCTGGCGCGCGGCGCCACCGGCCGCGACATCGTGGTGAAGTTCGCCGGCTGCTACCACGGCCACGTGGACGCGCTGCTGGCCGCGGCCGGGTCCGGGGTGGCGACCCTGGCCGACGGCGACCGGGACGCCCTCGCGCTGCCCGGCAGCCCCGGCGTACCCGCCTCCTCCACCGCGCTCACCCTGGTCCTGCCCTACCACGACCGCGCGGCCGTGACCGCGGCGTTCGCCGAGCACGGCGACCGGATCGCCTGCCTGATCACCGAGGCGGCGCCGGGCAACATGGGCGTGGTCCCGCCCGAGCCCGGCTTCAACGAGTTCCTCGCGCGCACCTGCGCCGAGCACGGCGCCCTGTTCATCTCCGACGAGGTGATGACCGGGTTCCGCGCCGGCCGCGAGGGCCAGTGGGGCCTGGACGGGAAGCAGGAGGGCTGGACGCCGGACCTGATGACCTTCGGCAAGGTCATGGGCGGGGGCTTCCCCGCCGCGGCCTTCGGCGGCCGCGCCGACCTGATGGCCCAGCTGGCGCCCGAGGGCGGCGTCTACCAGGCCGGTACCCTGTCGGGGAACCCGGTGGCGACCACCGCGGGGCTCACCACGCTGCGCCTGGCGACCGACGACGTCTACGCCCACCTGACCCGGGTGGGGGAGCAGATCAAGGCCGCGACGGCCGACGCGCTCACCGCCGCGGGCGTGCCGCACGTCATCCAGTCGACCGGCACCATGTTCTCCGTGTTCTTCACCGACCGGCCGGTCCGTGACTTCGACGACGCGAACACCCAGGACACGGCCGCCTATGCCGCGTTCTTCCACGCGATGCTCGACCGCGGCGTGCACCTCCCGCCCTCGGCCTACGAGGGCTGGTTCCTCTCCGCCGCCCACGACGACCGGGCCGTCCAGACCGTCATCGACGCGCTGCCCGCAGCCGCGGCAGCCGCCGCGAAAGGGGCCGCATGA
- a CDS encoding lytic transglycosylase domain-containing protein: MKKLHFGRTQKAATLVPLAALSAVWTASLVGVGGPGTTAVAAGERGGSGVLPDGTSVPTQAIEAPASVSKGFRGTGEAAVQTASVNGIPSAALSAYQRAATVINTADKGCKIPWQLIAAIGRVESDHGRYGGNRLDANGVARPGIYGIALNGSKNTSVIKDTDAGQLDRDTKFDRAVGPMQFIPSTWSVVGVDADGDGKRNPQDIDDAALATAVYLCSGADDLSREPGQRAAVFRYNHSQDYVDLVLSIMRSYMSGDFMTVPDSTTSAGYFYPDPNYTPPAIRAKGPRPGSGGGGGGLDGGDNLAAAEPPSTQAPPSDDDGSSTPAPAPTPAAPTQDPLGPVKDTVKDTTGKVEDTVKDTVKDPVGTVQDTLTQAEATTKCLAQLGVDSVASLSPLKLLEFNSCMDNLGF, from the coding sequence ATGAAGAAGCTCCACTTCGGCCGCACGCAGAAGGCGGCCACGCTGGTCCCGCTGGCGGCGCTGTCCGCCGTCTGGACGGCGAGCCTGGTGGGTGTCGGCGGGCCCGGCACCACCGCCGTAGCCGCCGGCGAGCGCGGCGGCTCCGGCGTGCTGCCCGACGGCACCTCCGTGCCGACGCAGGCGATCGAGGCTCCGGCCAGCGTGTCGAAGGGCTTCCGGGGCACCGGCGAGGCGGCCGTGCAGACCGCGTCGGTCAACGGGATCCCCAGTGCGGCGCTCTCGGCCTACCAGCGGGCCGCGACGGTGATCAACACCGCCGACAAGGGATGCAAGATCCCCTGGCAGCTGATCGCGGCCATCGGTCGGGTCGAGTCCGACCACGGCCGCTACGGCGGCAACCGGCTGGACGCCAACGGGGTGGCCCGGCCCGGCATCTACGGCATCGCCCTGAACGGCAGCAAGAACACCTCGGTCATCAAGGACACCGACGCCGGCCAGCTGGACCGCGACACGAAGTTCGACCGCGCGGTCGGCCCGATGCAGTTCATCCCCTCGACCTGGTCCGTGGTCGGGGTCGACGCCGACGGCGACGGCAAGCGCAACCCGCAGGACATCGACGACGCCGCGCTGGCCACGGCCGTCTACCTCTGCTCCGGCGCCGACGACCTGTCCCGGGAGCCCGGCCAGCGCGCCGCGGTCTTCCGCTACAACCACAGCCAGGACTACGTCGACCTGGTGCTCTCGATCATGCGGTCCTACATGTCCGGGGACTTCATGACCGTGCCCGACAGCACCACCTCGGCGGGCTACTTCTACCCCGACCCGAACTACACCCCGCCGGCGATCCGGGCCAAGGGCCCGCGGCCCGGCTCGGGTGGCGGCGGTGGCGGCCTCGACGGCGGGGACAACCTGGCCGCGGCCGAGCCGCCGAGCACCCAGGCTCCGCCCTCCGACGACGACGGCAGCTCCACGCCGGCCCCGGCGCCGACGCCCGCCGCGCCGACCCAGGACCCGCTCGGTCCGGTGAAGGACACCGTGAAGGACACGACCGGTAAGGTCGAGGACACGGTGAAGGACACCGTCAAGGACCCGGTCGGCACCGTGCAGGACACGCTCACCCAGGCCGAGGCGACGACCAAGTGCCTGGCCCAGCTGGGCGTCGACAGCGTGGCCTCGCTCTCGCCGCTGAAGCTGCTGGAGTTCAACAGCTGCATGGACAACCTGGGCTTCTGA
- the hemC gene encoding hydroxymethylbilane synthase: MTSTTTRTLRLGTRASTLATTQSRQVAETLTERLGVRVELVNVRTEGDTNRAPLATLGGTGVFVSALREALLAGEVDVAVHSLKDLPTGPDAGIALAAVPPREDPRDVLVARDGLTLGELPAGSRIGTGSPRRVAQLGALGLGTQCVELRGNVDSRIRRVAEGDLDGVVLARAGLARLGRADEATEVLDPLQMLPAPGQGALAVECRADDTELVELLSALDDPDSRACVTAERAVLATLEAGCSAPVGALADVVEGEDGPELWLRAVALSPDGGLSVRNSSSGPIGDAAGVGTRLGRQLLADGAADLMDAPARKQQQP; encoded by the coding sequence ATGACCTCCACCACCACGCGCACCCTGCGGCTCGGCACCCGCGCCAGCACCCTGGCCACGACCCAGAGCCGGCAGGTCGCCGAGACCCTGACCGAGCGGCTCGGCGTCCGGGTCGAGCTGGTCAACGTCCGCACCGAGGGCGACACGAACCGCGCGCCGCTGGCCACCCTCGGCGGCACCGGCGTCTTCGTCTCCGCCCTGCGCGAGGCGCTGCTCGCCGGCGAGGTCGACGTCGCCGTCCACTCGCTCAAGGACCTCCCCACCGGGCCCGACGCCGGCATCGCGCTGGCCGCCGTACCCCCGCGCGAGGACCCGCGCGACGTCCTGGTCGCCCGCGACGGGCTCACCCTGGGCGAGCTCCCGGCCGGCAGCCGGATCGGCACCGGCTCCCCGCGCCGGGTCGCCCAGCTCGGCGCCCTCGGGCTCGGCACGCAGTGCGTCGAGCTGCGCGGCAACGTCGACAGCCGGATCCGCCGGGTCGCCGAGGGCGACCTGGACGGTGTCGTGCTCGCTCGCGCCGGGCTGGCCCGGCTGGGTCGCGCCGACGAGGCGACCGAGGTGCTGGACCCGCTGCAGATGCTGCCCGCCCCCGGGCAGGGCGCCCTCGCGGTCGAGTGCCGCGCCGACGACACCGAGCTGGTCGAGCTGCTCTCCGCGCTCGACGACCCCGACTCCCGTGCCTGCGTCACCGCCGAGCGCGCCGTCCTCGCCACCCTCGAGGCCGGCTGCTCCGCCCCGGTCGGCGCCCTGGCCGACGTCGTCGAGGGGGAGGACGGCCCCGAGCTCTGGCTGCGGGCCGTCGCGCTCTCCCCGGACGGCGGCCTCTCGGTCCGCAACTCCTCCTCCGGTCCCATCGGCGACGCCGCCGGCGTCGGGACCCGCCTCGGCCGGCAGTTGCTGGCCGACGGCGCCGCCGACCTGATGGATGCACCCGCGAGAAAGCAGCAGCAGCCATGA
- a CDS encoding redox-sensing transcriptional repressor Rex, with amino-acid sequence MTARTTTEGSRDIPEATVARLPVYLRALTLLADSGTSTCSSEVLAQSAGVNSAKLRKDLSYLGSYGTRGVGYDVDYLRYQIAREIGVTSDWPVVIVGIGNLGHALANYSGFRSRGFRVVALLDADPRRHGEAVAGVPVRPFDDLESLVEEHGVAIGVISTPAAAAQDVADRMVGAGITSILNFAPAVLSVPDGVDVRKVDLSIELQILAYHEQRKSQEVTA; translated from the coding sequence GTGACCGCACGGACCACGACCGAGGGTTCCCGGGACATCCCGGAGGCGACCGTCGCACGGTTGCCTGTCTACCTGCGAGCGCTGACGCTGCTCGCCGACAGCGGCACGTCCACCTGCTCCAGCGAGGTGCTCGCGCAGTCGGCCGGGGTCAACTCCGCGAAGCTGCGCAAGGACCTCTCCTACCTCGGCTCCTACGGCACCCGGGGCGTCGGCTACGACGTCGACTACCTGCGCTACCAGATCGCCCGCGAGATCGGCGTGACCTCGGACTGGCCCGTGGTCATCGTCGGCATCGGAAACCTCGGCCACGCGCTGGCGAACTACTCCGGCTTCCGCAGCCGCGGCTTCCGCGTGGTCGCGCTGCTCGACGCCGACCCCCGTCGGCACGGCGAGGCCGTGGCCGGCGTACCCGTCCGTCCCTTCGACGACCTGGAGTCCCTGGTCGAGGAGCACGGCGTGGCCATCGGGGTGATCTCCACCCCCGCCGCCGCGGCACAGGACGTCGCGGACCGGATGGTCGGCGCCGGCATCACCAGCATCTTGAACTTCGCACCGGCCGTGCTGAGCGTCCCCGACGGGGTCGACGTCCGCAAGGTCGACCTCTCCATCGAGCTGCAGATCCTCGCCTACCACGAGCAGCGCAAGTCCCAGGAGGTGACGGCGTGA
- a CDS encoding glutamyl-tRNA reductase, whose translation MSVLVIGVSHKSAPVALLERLALDHDGLVKLVEEAVASEHVREATVIATCNRLEVYVDVDRFHGSVEEVSQLVVDRSGAATEAMIPHLYVHYDDAAVSHLFKVAAGLDSMAVGEAQILGQTREALRVGQEIGTVGPALNSLFQQALRVGKRARAESDIDRAAPSLVSAALDRVVGAEGRLDGRRVVVVGAGSMAALAVATVSRRGAAEVVVANRTDSNASRLAQEYAGRAVGLDRLGAEVAEADLVITCTGSSGVLVDTGMLAGRDGSRPLAFIDLALPHDVDPAVAEMPGVTLVSLDTLADELEGGETGALVEAVRGIVGQEVAAFLAARQASAVTPTVVALRSMATSVVDAEIDRLMTRLPDLDDAARAEVRHSLRRVADKLLHEPTVRVKELAAEAGTVSYAHALAELFALDANAVDAVTRPEGL comes from the coding sequence GTGAGCGTCCTGGTCATCGGCGTCTCCCACAAGAGCGCCCCGGTCGCCCTGCTGGAGCGGCTGGCGCTGGATCACGACGGGCTGGTCAAGCTGGTCGAGGAGGCGGTGGCCTCCGAGCACGTGCGCGAGGCGACCGTGATCGCGACCTGCAACCGGCTCGAGGTCTACGTCGACGTGGACCGCTTCCACGGCAGCGTGGAGGAGGTCTCCCAGCTCGTGGTGGACCGCTCCGGCGCGGCCACCGAGGCGATGATCCCGCACCTGTACGTCCACTACGACGACGCAGCGGTCTCCCACCTGTTCAAGGTGGCGGCCGGCCTGGACTCGATGGCGGTCGGTGAGGCGCAGATCCTCGGCCAGACCCGCGAGGCGCTCCGGGTCGGCCAGGAGATCGGCACCGTCGGGCCGGCGCTCAACTCGCTGTTCCAGCAGGCGCTGCGGGTCGGCAAGCGCGCTCGGGCCGAGTCCGACATCGACCGGGCCGCGCCCTCGCTGGTCTCCGCCGCGCTCGACCGGGTCGTCGGCGCGGAGGGCCGGCTCGACGGCCGCCGGGTCGTGGTGGTCGGTGCCGGCTCGATGGCCGCGCTGGCGGTCGCGACCGTGTCGCGTCGCGGTGCGGCCGAGGTCGTGGTCGCCAACCGGACCGACAGCAACGCCAGCCGCCTGGCGCAGGAGTACGCCGGCCGCGCGGTCGGCCTGGACCGGCTCGGCGCCGAGGTGGCCGAGGCGGACCTGGTCATCACCTGCACCGGCTCCAGCGGGGTGCTGGTCGACACCGGCATGCTCGCCGGGCGCGACGGCTCCCGCCCGCTGGCCTTCATCGACCTGGCCCTGCCGCACGACGTCGACCCCGCGGTCGCGGAGATGCCCGGCGTCACGCTGGTCTCCCTCGACACCCTCGCCGACGAGCTCGAGGGCGGGGAGACCGGTGCCCTGGTCGAGGCGGTCCGCGGGATCGTCGGCCAGGAGGTCGCGGCGTTCCTGGCCGCGCGCCAGGCCTCCGCCGTCACCCCGACCGTGGTGGCGCTGCGCTCGATGGCGACCTCCGTGGTCGACGCCGAGATCGACCGGCTGATGACCCGGCTCCCCGACCTCGACGACGCCGCCCGCGCCGAGGTGCGGCACAGTCTGCGGCGGGTCGCCGACAAGCTGCTGCACGAGCCGACCGTGCGGGTCAAGGAGCTGGCGGCCGAGGCGGGCACCGTCTCCTACGCCCACGCGCTGGCCGAGCTGTTCGCCCTCGACGCGAACGCGGTCGACGCGGTCACCCGACCGGAGGGGTTGTGA
- a CDS encoding cytochrome c biogenesis CcdA family protein, translating into MGDWFSATAGSGTLLLALPVALVAGLVSFFSPCVLPLVPAYFSYATGISGADLTEGSRVRARRSRMLLGSVLFVLGFAVVFVILGAASGAVGSWLAAPDNARLMQVVLGVLTIVLGLVFLGAVPLLQRDWRVHRVPSVGLAAAPALGFLFGLGWTPCIGPTLGVITTMAMQEATAGRGALLSGAYALGLGVPFIIGGLAYERLLGAMGFVRRHLRAVNIAGGLLMIGVGILLLTGWWAELTTMLQAWMVERELWKSAL; encoded by the coding sequence ATGGGTGACTGGTTCTCCGCGACCGCCGGGTCCGGGACGCTGCTGCTGGCGCTCCCCGTGGCCCTGGTCGCGGGTCTGGTCTCCTTCTTCTCCCCGTGCGTGCTGCCGCTGGTGCCGGCGTACTTCTCCTATGCCACCGGGATCTCCGGCGCGGACCTGACCGAGGGCTCGCGCGTGCGCGCGCGGCGCAGTCGGATGCTGCTCGGCTCGGTGCTGTTCGTGCTCGGCTTCGCAGTGGTCTTCGTGATCCTCGGAGCGGCCTCGGGCGCCGTCGGCAGCTGGCTCGCCGCCCCCGACAACGCCCGGCTGATGCAGGTCGTGCTCGGCGTGCTCACCATCGTCCTCGGCCTGGTCTTCCTCGGCGCCGTGCCGCTGCTCCAGCGTGACTGGCGGGTGCACCGCGTGCCGTCCGTCGGGCTCGCCGCCGCCCCTGCGCTCGGCTTCCTCTTCGGGCTCGGCTGGACCCCCTGCATCGGGCCCACCCTGGGCGTGATCACCACGATGGCGATGCAGGAGGCGACCGCGGGGCGGGGAGCGCTGCTGTCGGGCGCCTACGCCCTCGGCCTCGGTGTGCCCTTCATCATCGGCGGTCTGGCCTACGAGCGGCTGCTGGGCGCGATGGGTTTCGTACGCCGGCACCTGCGCGCCGTGAACATCGCCGGCGGTCTGCTGATGATCGGCGTCGGCATCCTGCTGCTCACCGGCTGGTGGGCCGAGCTGACCACGATGCTGCAAGCCTGGATGGTCGAACGAGAGCTGTGGAAGTCCGCCCTATGA
- the hemB gene encoding porphobilinogen synthase: MAEEKPASPAVAGPVTPPVVRPRRLRRTPGLRRLVAETSVEARQLILPVFVREGLEEPQPISTMPGVVQHSRSSLQRAAAEAAELGLGGIMLFGVPEEKDAVGSGALDPAGILNLAIADVVGEVGDALTVMSDLCLDEFTDHGHCGLLTPDGRVDNDKTLQVYADMALAHADAGVDMVGPSGMMDGQVAVIRTALDAAEHETVGILAYSAKYASAFYGPFREAVDSSLQGDRRTYQQDPANAVEGVREALLDVEQGADAVMVKPAMGYLDVVRRVRDAVDVPVAAYNISGEYAMVEAAAANGWIDREAAILETLTSIRRAGADMVLTYWAAEAARLLAAAR, from the coding sequence GTGGCTGAGGAGAAGCCCGCCAGTCCGGCGGTCGCAGGGCCGGTGACCCCACCGGTCGTGCGGCCCCGCCGGCTGCGCCGTACCCCCGGCCTGCGACGACTGGTCGCCGAGACCTCGGTCGAGGCCCGGCAGCTGATCCTGCCCGTCTTCGTCCGGGAGGGCCTGGAGGAGCCGCAGCCGATCTCCACGATGCCCGGCGTCGTGCAGCACTCGCGCAGCAGCCTGCAGCGGGCGGCCGCGGAGGCCGCCGAGCTCGGGCTGGGCGGGATCATGCTGTTCGGCGTCCCCGAGGAGAAGGACGCCGTCGGCTCCGGTGCGCTGGACCCCGCCGGCATCCTCAACCTCGCGATCGCCGACGTGGTCGGCGAGGTGGGGGACGCGCTCACCGTGATGAGCGACCTGTGCCTGGACGAGTTCACCGACCACGGGCACTGCGGCCTGCTCACCCCCGACGGGCGCGTGGACAACGACAAGACCCTGCAGGTGTACGCCGACATGGCGCTCGCCCACGCCGACGCCGGCGTCGACATGGTCGGCCCGAGCGGGATGATGGACGGTCAGGTCGCGGTGATCCGCACGGCGCTGGACGCCGCGGAGCACGAGACCGTCGGCATCCTCGCCTACTCCGCGAAGTACGCCTCCGCGTTCTACGGCCCGTTCCGCGAGGCCGTCGACTCCTCGCTGCAGGGCGACCGGCGGACCTACCAGCAGGACCCCGCCAACGCGGTCGAGGGCGTCCGCGAGGCGCTGCTGGACGTCGAGCAGGGTGCGGACGCGGTGATGGTCAAGCCCGCGATGGGCTACCTCGACGTGGTCCGGCGGGTCCGCGACGCCGTCGACGTCCCCGTGGCGGCCTACAACATCTCCGGCGAGTACGCCATGGTCGAGGCGGCCGCCGCCAACGGCTGGATCGACCGCGAGGCCGCGATTCTGGAGACCCTCACCTCGATCCGCCGCGCCGGCGCCGACATGGTGCTCACCTACTGGGCCGCCGAGGCGGCCCGGCTCCTCGCTGCGGCCCGCTGA
- a CDS encoding histidine phosphatase family protein: MTSADTRTVVHLLRHGEVHNPEGVLYGRRPGYHLSERGRAMAQRVADVIGDRDITHLVSSPLERARETAAPLAAALGREPEIDPRVIESSSVFEGERFAGRESALRKPSSWRHLWNPLRPSWGEPYAEIAARMLAGLYDARDAAAGHEAVVVSHQLPIWTTRMHVERRSMLHDPRKRQCTICSLTSFHFDGDRLVQVSYSEPAADLLPVGDRSAPFSSGGSPEETS, from the coding sequence ATGACCTCCGCTGACACCAGGACCGTGGTCCACCTGCTCCGCCACGGGGAGGTGCACAACCCCGAGGGCGTGCTCTACGGCCGCCGCCCCGGCTACCACCTCTCCGAGCGGGGCCGGGCGATGGCGCAGCGGGTCGCCGACGTGATCGGGGACCGCGACATCACCCACCTGGTCAGCTCCCCGTTGGAGCGGGCCCGCGAGACCGCCGCACCGCTCGCCGCCGCGCTGGGCCGGGAGCCGGAGATCGACCCGCGGGTGATAGAGTCCTCCAGCGTGTTCGAGGGGGAGCGCTTCGCGGGGCGGGAGAGCGCCCTGCGCAAGCCGTCGTCGTGGCGTCACCTGTGGAACCCGCTCCGGCCCTCCTGGGGCGAGCCGTACGCCGAGATCGCGGCCCGCATGCTCGCCGGGCTCTACGATGCCCGCGACGCCGCGGCCGGCCACGAGGCGGTCGTCGTCTCCCACCAGCTGCCGATCTGGACGACCCGGATGCACGTGGAGCGGCGCTCGATGCTGCACGACCCGCGCAAGCGGCAGTGCACGATCTGCTCGCTGACCTCCTTCCACTTCGACGGCGACCGGCTGGTGCAGGTCTCCTACTCAGAGCCGGCGGCCGACCTGCTGCCCGTCGGCGACCGCTCCGCCCCGTTCAGCTCCGGGGGCTCGCCCGAGGAGACGTCCTGA
- a CDS encoding bifunctional uroporphyrinogen-III C-methyltransferase/uroporphyrinogen-III synthase, which produces MTARKSAQQSDSVTAVTGTPTTPATSRGWVSFVGSGPGDPGLLTVRAVDLLRSADVVVTEIPEHEQLVRTVLGLAEDAGEDDGAPRFVDGGFGTDGQPLTHAGRAKVVVKEAKGGGHVVRLLAGDPFLYASGPEEAQACTKAQLGFEIVPGVTSATAVPAYAGIPLTSKRHREVAVVSCADKVDWRDYAGKHTLVLLSGVSSLGDTATALVEAGRSPQTPVAITRVGTTTEQQTVVTTLESAAADARTARIAPPAIIVVGDVVDLRETLSWFETKPLFGWRVLVPRTKEQAGSLSARLRGYGAIPEEVPTISVEPPRNPQQMDKAVRGLVEGRYEWIAFTSVNAVKAVREKFEEYGLDARAFSGLKIAAVGDKTAAAIAAWGLRADLVPETEQSAAGLLEAWPEYDDVLDPINRVFLPRADIATETLVAGLVEKGWECDDVTAYRTVRATPPPAPTREAIKTGKFDAVVFTSSSTVRNLVGIAGKPHPSTIIAVIGPATAKTAEEHGLRVDVLAQVPDVDVLVDGLADFGASRRAAMLEAGEPVTKPSDRKPSSRRRASSK; this is translated from the coding sequence ATGACGGCACGCAAGTCAGCCCAGCAGTCCGACTCGGTCACCGCGGTGACCGGGACGCCCACCACCCCCGCGACCTCACGCGGCTGGGTCTCCTTCGTCGGCAGCGGCCCCGGTGACCCGGGCCTGTTGACCGTCCGGGCGGTCGACCTGCTCCGGTCCGCGGACGTGGTCGTGACCGAGATCCCCGAGCACGAGCAGCTGGTGCGCACCGTCCTCGGCCTGGCCGAGGACGCGGGCGAGGACGACGGCGCCCCGCGCTTCGTCGACGGCGGCTTCGGCACCGACGGCCAGCCGCTCACGCACGCCGGCCGTGCCAAGGTCGTCGTCAAGGAGGCCAAGGGCGGCGGGCACGTCGTACGCCTCCTGGCCGGCGACCCGTTCCTCTACGCCTCCGGGCCCGAGGAGGCCCAGGCCTGCACCAAGGCCCAGCTCGGCTTCGAGATCGTCCCCGGCGTCACCTCCGCGACCGCGGTCCCGGCCTACGCCGGCATCCCGCTCACCAGCAAGCGGCACCGCGAGGTCGCCGTCGTCTCCTGCGCGGACAAGGTGGACTGGCGCGACTACGCCGGCAAGCACACCCTGGTGCTGCTGTCGGGGGTCAGCTCGCTGGGGGACACGGCGACCGCGCTGGTCGAGGCCGGCCGGAGCCCGCAGACCCCGGTGGCGATCACCCGGGTCGGCACCACGACCGAGCAGCAGACCGTGGTGACCACGCTGGAGTCCGCCGCGGCCGACGCCCGCACCGCCCGGATCGCCCCGCCGGCGATCATCGTGGTCGGCGACGTGGTCGACCTGCGCGAGACGCTGTCGTGGTTCGAGACCAAGCCGCTGTTCGGCTGGCGCGTGCTGGTTCCCCGGACCAAGGAGCAGGCCGGCTCGCTCTCCGCGCGGCTGCGCGGCTACGGCGCGATCCCCGAGGAGGTCCCGACCATCTCGGTCGAGCCGCCGCGCAACCCCCAGCAGATGGACAAGGCCGTGCGCGGCCTGGTCGAGGGGCGCTATGAGTGGATCGCCTTCACCTCGGTGAACGCGGTCAAGGCCGTCCGGGAGAAGTTCGAGGAGTACGGCCTGGACGCGCGCGCGTTCTCCGGCCTCAAGATCGCCGCGGTCGGCGACAAGACGGCCGCCGCGATCGCGGCGTGGGGCCTGCGCGCCGACCTGGTGCCCGAGACCGAGCAGTCCGCCGCCGGGCTGCTGGAGGCGTGGCCGGAGTACGACGACGTCCTGGACCCGATCAACCGGGTCTTCCTGCCCCGCGCCGACATCGCCACCGAGACGCTGGTGGCCGGCCTGGTGGAGAAGGGCTGGGAGTGCGACGACGTGACGGCCTACCGCACGGTGCGCGCCACCCCGCCGCCGGCGCCCACCCGCGAGGCGATCAAGACCGGCAAGTTCGACGCGGTGGTCTTCACCTCCTCCTCGACCGTGCGGAACCTGGTCGGCATCGCCGGCAAGCCGCACCCGTCCACGATCATCGCGGTGATCGGGCCGGCGACGGCCAAGACGGCCGAGGAGCACGGCCTGCGGGTCGACGTCCTCGCCCAGGTACCGGACGTGGACGTCCTGGTGGACGGTCTGGCCGACTTCGGCGCGAGCCGCCGCGCGGCCATGCTGGAGGCCGGGGAGCCGGTGACCAAGCCGTCGGACCGCAAGCCGTCCTCCCGCCGCCGCGCCAGCTCGAAGTGA
- a CDS encoding TlpA disulfide reductase family protein — translation MAGEDLQGDPVSVTKMRGKVVVINVWWSLCPPCRTEMPELVEASEELGKDAEFVGINIRDNAVESARLFAEQFKVPYPSIYSPDGQALLPFAGTLSPRTIPSTVVLDRQGRIAATVIGPIPSKNTFVDLVEGIAAEPADG, via the coding sequence TTGGCCGGCGAGGACCTGCAGGGCGACCCCGTGTCGGTGACGAAGATGCGCGGGAAGGTCGTGGTGATCAACGTGTGGTGGTCGCTGTGCCCCCCGTGTCGCACCGAGATGCCCGAGCTGGTCGAGGCGTCCGAGGAGCTCGGCAAGGATGCCGAGTTCGTCGGGATCAACATCCGGGACAACGCCGTGGAGTCGGCGCGCCTGTTCGCCGAGCAGTTCAAGGTGCCCTATCCCTCGATCTACAGCCCCGACGGGCAGGCGCTGCTGCCCTTCGCCGGGACCCTGTCGCCGCGGACCATCCCGAGCACCGTCGTGCTGGACCGCCAAGGCCGGATCGCCGCCACGGTGATCGGCCCCATCCCGTCGAAGAACACCTTCGTCGACCTCGTCGAGGGCATCGCCGCGGAGCCTGCCGATGGGTGA